The genomic window GCTTTCGGGAAGGCCATAGAGCTCAAGCCCGACTACGTGAAGCCGCGGGTCCAGCTCGGACTCCTCCATCAGGACAAGGGCGAAGACGACAAGGCCCTCAGTCTCCTCCTCGAGGCCTACAAGCTGGATCCCACCTCCTTCGAGGTGAACAACAACCTGGGCAACCTCTACGCCCGGAAGAAGCTCTACTCCGAGAGCATCAAGCACTACCGCGCGGCCATCGAGGCCGACCCCAAGGACACCCTGGTACGCTACAACCTGGCTCTCTCGTACCTCGATGCGAAGGAGTACGACGAAGCGGTGAGGGTCTTCCAGGAGCTCCTCAAGATAGATCCGTCCTACTGGGACGCCTACTACCAGCTCGGCAAGCTTCTCATCACCCTGGAGGACGCGGAAGGGGCGAAGAAGGTCCTCTCCACCCTCCTCGAAAAGAAACCCGACTATTCCCGCAGAGCAGAGGTGGAGAAGCTCCTCTCGGGTCTGTGAGTCCTGGAACCCCTTTCAGACGATCCGTCGTATCCTCCGGAAGAGTTCCTCGCGGGTGATCTCCACCCAGAGGGGTCTGCCGTGGGGACAGAACGGTTCCTCCAGGGAGAATGTCTGTGAGAGCAGGTCGAGGGCGGTGAGTCTGTCGACCACCTCCCCCTCCTTGATCGCCCCCCTGCAGGCCAGGGTGGCGTATGCGTCTCTCTCCGGGTCCTCCAGCCGCTCCCCCTTGAGCCACTGGGCCACCACGTGCGGGGCGTCGCTCAAGGGTGCGGGGAGGTGGGTGAGCGTGCATCTCCCCTCTTCCAGCACGAACCGTATCCCCAGGGCCGCGGTCTCCTCCCTCGCCTCTTCGAGCCGGGCTGCTTCGTCTGCGTCCACCGGAAAGGCGTAGGGGAAGAGCAGTTCCTGCGAAGAGGGGTGCGATCTGAGCCGGTTGTAGAGGATCCGCTCATGGGCCGCGTGCTGGTCCACGAGGAGGAGTGTGCCCTCCCGTTCCACCACGAGGAACACGCCGAAGGCCTGTCCCAGGTAGGTGAAGCCCTCGCCGGTGCGGGGGGAGGGGGGAGGTCCCGAGTCGGCGGGAAGGGTGAAGGTGTGGGCAGGTCCGGTGAAGAGCTCGCCCGTTCCCGACCGGGAGGGATCGGGGTACGGGTGGTAGACCCGCTCGGTCTCCCCCACCGTCTCCGGCCTCCCCGGGGTGGGGGCGATCCTCCGGACACCGATCCAGTCCTTGAGGGCCTGTTCCACGGCCCGGGCGAGCAGGGCGTGGAGGGAGGAGAGGCCTCGTATCTTCGCCTCCCGCTTGGCGGGGTGCACGTTGAAGTCCACCCGTTCCGGAGGAAGGGTGATGAAGATCACCGCGGCGGGGTATTGGCCTCCGGGAAGCACCCCCCGGTAGCCGTACGCCACGGCCTGGGCCAGGCTGAACTCCTGGACGAGGCGTCTGTTGAGGTAGATGCGGATGTGTCTCCTGTCGCGTTGGGGAAATGCCGGGGAAAGGAGGACTCCCTCCATCCGGACCCCATCCTGTTCGACCTCGAAGTATTCCGACGCCGAAGGCTTGAACAGGTCGGGGAGGGCGGCGCACACCCTGGCGAGGAGGTCCTGAGGCGGAAGATAGAACTCCATCCCTCCGTCCTTCACGAACCGGAAGGCCACGCGGGGGAAGGGGAGGGCCTTCTCTACCACCATGCGCCTGCAGAGGAGCCCCTCGGTCGACGGGTTCTTGAGGAACCGTTTCCGGGCCGGAAAGGAGGAGAAGAGTCGCTGCACCTCCACCCGCGTGCCCTCCGGGAGATGGGTCTCGCCCTCCTCCACGAGCCTTCCGCGGTCGACGAGCACGAAGTATCCGCTCGGAGTGCCGCGTGCGCGGCTGGCGATCCGGGTCGTGGCCACGGCCGCGATGCTCCCCAGGGCCTCGCCCCTGAAGCCCAGGGTGGTGACCGCGAGGAGGTCCTGCTCGGAGCGTATCTTGGATGTGGCATGGGGGAGGTAGCAGCGTCGCACGTCCTCGGGGACCATGCCCTCCCCATTGTCCAGCACGAGGATACGCTCCATCCCTCCCTGGGCGATCTCCACGGTGATCTCCGAGGCGGCGGCATCGAGGGCGTTGTCGAGGAGTTCCCGCACCACGGCCGCAGGTTTGTCTATCACCTCGCCTGCGGCGATCTTGCGAAAAACCGCCTCCTCCAGGAGGTTGATCCTGGGGGAGGCGGCGGATGTGCGGTCGTTCATGGAGACGAGTGTACTAGAAGTGCACCCTGCTTTCAATGGTGACGGACGGCGCCCACTTCGGGCTCCCGTCCTCGTCGTAGGCGACGGTGCCGTCGTCGTTGTAGATCACGTTCGTGGTCACCAGCATGGCGATGTCGAGCGTGGGTGCCACACCCCAGACGATCTCGCCCTGGAACACGGTGTTCGCATCGAAGAGGGAGGCCTTCTCGAAGCCTTCACGCCCGAGGATGGTGGGGATGAAGAAGGATCGCTGGTAGAGGAACGAGGCCGAGACGTCCTTGAGCCTTCCCGCCGGGATGAAGCCCTTCTCGGCCGCGAGTCTCATGGTGAGGAAGTCGTTGTCGGAGAAGGTGATCTCGCCCGAAGACGTGAGGTCCCAGGGCCAGAAGTAGCCTGCCTGGAAGGAGACCTTGTCGACGATGGAGAAGCCCGCCTCTCCGTAGATCCCCATGGTGGTGGTGTGGAACGCAGGGTTGTCCTTGTCCGTGAGATAGGCCATGAGGGCGCTCGCGTACTGGCCCCGCATCCTGTCGTAGTCCGGGCCGTAGAAGCCCGGCCTGAAGGTCCCCTGGAAGAAGCGGTACTCGAGTCTGTAGTCCACCACCACGATGGTGCCGAAGAGTCCCGTGCTCACCCCGTAGTTCCGCAGCTCTGCCTTTCGCTCCGACTCGTCCACGTACAGCAGGGCGTCCCACTGGAAGCCCGAATCGACCGAGCCCACCCAGGGATCTTCCGCCGCGTGTCGCAGGTAGGGGAGCATGCCGGCGAGGTCGGCGAAGAGGATGAAGCTGAGCTGCTCGCCCTCGTAGAGGGGGATGTCGAGGTCGAGTCCCAGGTTGAGGAAGACGGGGTCAGCCTGGCGCGCGAGGGTGTCGAAGGGATTGGGGCTGTCCTCCGGGATGTCGCCTGCAGGATCGATGTCGGCGAGGGCGGTGAGGCCGAAGGCCAGCCTGCTCGAGGGGGCGAGGGGACGTGTGTAGAGGCGTGTCCCCATGATCTCGGGTTCGGCCAGGTCGTTGACCACGAGCTCCGTGCCGCCCTTCTCGCCGTCGATGCCCATGTTGAGCCCGACTCTCCTCACGGAGGGGAAGTCGGTGTCGTTCGCGTAGTTCCGCATGATGGTCCCGTGGCCGGTGGTGACTCCTCGGATGTTGCCGACCTTGAAGAAGAACGGGTCGCGCAATTCACCGTACTCGATGTAGCGGATCTTCAAGGCGAGGTCGCGGAAGAAGTCGCTCACACCTCCCACTGGGTCCTCCCCCCAGTCGTAGTCGGTGCCGAAGGACCACTCGTCGTTCCCCTTCGGCCTGTACCAGTCGGAGGGGTCGAAGAGGTCCCTGGTGTAGATGATGGGAAGGTACAGGCTCGCCCTGAACTTGCCCACCGCGAATGTGGGCTGGAGCACGGCCTTGGAGTAGGTCTGTCCGTTGATGGTCACCGACCCGAGCTCGAGGCCCAGTGCCTCCCTCAGCCATGCCATGAAGGCGCTCTCCTCCTGGGAAGGGGCCGGTTCCGGCTGAGGCGTGGGAGACTCCTCGGCCGGAGGCATCTCGGCCGTTTCGAGAGGCTCTTCCACCTGTCCCGGCACCTCCTGTGGGTCGAGGACCTGGAATTCGAGGCCTTCATAGAGGTCCTGGAGGGTCTCGGGAGGGATGACGACCGGCTGGAAGACCTCGGCGAGGGCGTCGATCATCTGCCCCGCTCCCACCATCACCTCCTCGGTGCCCCGGCTGAAGGCCACGAGCCCTTCCCTCACGAAGAGCGTCTCCTCCTGTCCGGGCACCACGAGGATGCCGAAGTCGGTTCCCCGCACGCCGCAGACCGCGGTGGGGGTGGTGATGGTGTATCTGGTCCTGGGGACCTTGGCGGCCACCGCCCTGAGCTTTCCGGCCACGAGGGCGAACCGGTTCTCCTGCTCCTCGGTCTTCTGGATCTGCTCCACCTTGAAGGTGGTGTCGGGAGCCAGCTTGATGATCGTGCCGTTGGGGGAGAGCCTGAGCTCCGCCGAGCTGTTGTAGGTGGTGATGGTCTCACCTTCCGCGATCTCCATGCCGAAGTACACGCCCTCCACCTGGAACCCCTGACTGTCGATCACCTCGATCTCCGAGGGGTCGTCGAAGTACTCGAGCACCGCCATGGGCTGCTCCTGGGCCGTGAGGGCCCCCAGGAAGAGGAGAAGGGCGCTCACCATGATGATGGTACGTCTCATACCTGCCTCCTTAGAACTGGATGGACACTTCCGTGCCGCTGGTGGTCACCGGCTCGTAACCCTCGTCGGTGAGTTCGTACCGCAGGGTGTAGAACAGGGTGAGGACCGCGGGGCCGCTGCGGTAGTGGATGTTGAAGACCATGTAGGAGTCCTCCTGCCATCTCCCCAGATCGGAGAAGCTTCCTATGTCCTTCTTGTCGTAGACGATGTCGAAGAAGAAGCCCGGGATCACCCCCTCTGCCATCACAAAGGTGGCGAGGAGATGGGGTCTCGCAAGGGCCTCCTCGGAGGAGCCGAAGGGCCCGTCCATCGTGGCCTTGAGCGTGATCTTGTCCTCGAGTACCGAGAAACCCAGGGTGGCGAGCCACCCTATGGAGCCCGGAACGTGCGCCTCTCCGGTGTAGACGGCGTACTTCTGAGGCCGATAGAGGTCGTAGGACACGTCGAAGTACGAGGGGATGAAGTCGTCGCCCAGGAAGCGCAGCTGTGCGCCGTAGAGGAGGAAGGCGAAGGCGCGGCCCCCTGCACCGATCATGGCCCCTGCCGCCTCGTCCTCCATGGCCACGGCCCCGAAGGCCGAGAGGGAGATGAGGGGTGAGGCGAGGATCGGCTGGATGGCATCGAGCGACCACGCGACCACCGGTTTTTCGGCCTCATCCGGTCCGGTATAGTTCTCGTTCTTCCGCGCATAGTAGTAGGGGTCGCGGTCGACCGCCACCGTGGCCCCCACCTGGAGGTCCTTGATCATCGGTATGCCGCTCCCTGCGAGGGGACGCACGTAGCCGCGCACGCCGAAGAGCTCGAAGGCCGCCAGGTTGGCCACGAAACTCTCGAACCCGATGAAGGGGAAGTTCACCAGGGTGCCGTCCATGTCCCACTCCAGCCCCCACACCGGGAAGTCGGGGAGATAGTTGGCGTTGGAGTAGCCTCCCACCACGAACCCCGTCCCGAGGTTCACTGCGTCGAGGGTACCCGCCTTCACGTAGAGGGGGTCGCCCTTGAATCCGTACCGCACGTAGCGGATCTTCGGGAGGTAGAGCTCGAGGAACGAGGTGTCGCTGTCGGGCACCCAGTCTTCCTCCCGCACCTCGAATCCCGACTCGCCCTCGCTGTCGGCGAAGCGGTAGTGGAGGGTGAGGTTGAGTCCTATGCCGAACTTCCCGATGCTGATGTCGGGTCTGAGCGAGAGTTGGTTGTAGGTCTCCACCGTACCGTCCGGGTTGGGAAAGGCCGCCACGCCGAAGGCCACCCCCATGCCGAAGCTCGTCTGTGATGGGCTATCTCCTGCTTCCTGTGCCGCGATCGTGAAGGCGAGGAACAGGAGGAGTATCGCACCTGTGCGTATGGTTCTCATCCATGCCTCCTCAAGGTATGGTAAGGATGGGTCTCTCCGTTCACTCTACGGAAGGCCCGTGATCCTGTCCAGTACTAAAGTATAGCTCATACACGAGTTTTTTTCACAGGTTTGGGGCCGTGGAGCTGCGGTCGGCTAGAACTGCAGGGTCATAGCCAGGCCTGCCATCCATCCGAGGACCGTGACCCGGTTCTCTTCCTCCACGGCGGCAGAGAGGAAGGCCCTGAAGTTGCCGGAGGTGCCGTAGAGGAGGGTCGAGGTGTGGGTGAGGGAGACGGCGTACTCCGTTCCTCCGTCTTCCCCGCCGGTGAGGGTGAGGCCCGCCTGTTCGGTGTGGCGGAGGACGGGAGGGGTCACTTTCCATGGTTCGAGGGGTGGGTCGTATGCCCAGGTGGGGGCTGGGGTGTCCCATACGTAGGAGAGGGTGGCTTCTTCTTTCCAGGGGGGCGAGGTCTCTGGGGAGAGGGTGAGGGTGTGTGAGAGGAGGAGGCCCTGGGGGGCTTCGATGTAGAACCCTGCGGTCTCGCTCCAGGTGAGGGTCCAGGTGGTGTGGCCGCTCTCGAGTACGTGGGAGAGGGAGAGTGAGAGGATCTGGGTGAACTCGTCGAGGAGGTAGAGGGTGGTGAGGGGGTGGGCTGCCTGGGCGCCGAAGAGGTTGATGGCCTGGAATGTGAGGGAGGATGTGAGGGTGCGGGTGGTGAGTGGTCTGCCTTCGGTGAGTCTGTAGGTCACACCGAAGGAGGAGGAGATGTCCCGAGGGATCAGGAGGTCGAGGGGGGTGAGGGAGGGGGGTAGGGTGAGTGTGAGGCCGGTGCGGGGGGTGTAGGTGAGGGTGGCGGTGGGGGGGACGTGGAGATCGTCCGACGTGAGGAAGAGTTCGTAGAAGGGGATGGATGTGTAGGGGAGGGGGGTCCGGGTGAGGGTACGGGTGTGGGCGGCCCAGTCCTCGGGGAAGTGGTCGGAGGGGGTGGGTTTTTCTTCGATGGTGAGGGTGCGGGTGTAGAAGGGACTGAGGGTGAGTCGGGGGCCGAGGGTGTGGGTGCCGGTGAGGGAGAGGGTGTGGGTGTGGGTGCGGGTGGCGAGTGGTGGGGAGGTGGTGGTCTGGGCGGTGAGGGTGAGGGTCGTGGAGTGGTGTGGTGTCTGGTAGGTGGGGGAGAGGGTGAGGGAGGAGGTGCGGGTGGTGGTCCCGTCCGAGGGGAGGGGGGCGGATTCCTCCCAGGATGCGAGGTAGGAGTCGGGGTAGGTGTGTGGGGGAGCGGGGGTGCCCTGGATGGTCTGGGAGAGGGTGCTGCGGCCGGAGAGGCCGAAGGGAGAGGGAGCGAGATCGGCGGTGAGGGTCCAGGTACGGTTGAGGGTGGTGGAGGTGTGCGAGAGGGAGTGGGACAGGGAGGCGTTGACGGGGGCGAGGGAGAGGCCGAGGGAGGAGGAGTGGGTGAGGGAGGAGGTAGGGAGGATGGTGTGGCCGAAGGTGTCGGTGAGGGTGAGGGGACCTGCGGGGAGGGTGAGGGAATGATCCAGGTGGAAGGCTTCCGGCTCGGATCCGTGGAAGGTGCCGGAGAGGCCGAGGCCGAGGGTCGCGGTGAGGAGGGAGAGGGAGGCGTGGGTGGAGAAGGCGGTGGTGGTGAGGTCTTCGAGGGGGGTGATGGCGGCGACCTGCTGGGTGAGGGTGAGTCCGTGGAGGAGTGGGGTGGAACCGAGGGAGAGGAGGGGGGAGGGATGGGAGAGGGTGAGGGTGAGGGAGGAGAGGATGGCGGTGGGGTTCTCCGGGTCGTGGGCGAAGACCTCGTCGGCGTGGAGTCTGCCTGTGGCGGGGGGATCGATGCAGGTGAGGGCGAGGCGGGTGAGGGAGCCCGTCGAGGCGTCGTCCTCGAGGGATGCGCCGGAGAGGGGCGTCTCGTCCAGGAGTACGCCGCCTCCGGTGGTGTCGAGGGTGAGGAGGTGCCAGGTGTCGTCGGCGGGGAGGGTGATGCCGGAGGCGTGGAGGCCGCGGCCGTCGGGTGTGGTGAGGGAGAGGAGGAGGGAGAGGGGGGAGCCTGCGCTGTTCTTGAGAAAGATCGAGATGCGTCGATAGGAACCCGCGGGAAGGGAGGGGATGGAGGTGCGGGCGGTCCACGACCAGGAGGGGTCGGGGGCTGCGTTGTCCCAGGTGACGGTGAGTGACTTCTGGTCGGCCTCCTCCTCGAACCGGGAGGAGACCAGGGTGCTGGAGGCGGGGAGGGTGGGGTCGGGGCCGGTGGAGGCGGTGATGGTGGCGTCGGGGTCGGTGGAGGAGGTGTGGAAGGGACTGCCGAGGAGGCCGGGGGCCGAGAAGAGGATGCGGCCCGAGGCGGCGCCGGTGGTGGCGGTGCGGACGGCGAGGAGGCGGAGGGTGCGGGCCTGGGAGGCGAGGGCTCGGAGTTGGGGGGGGAGGTGGATGGTGAGGGTGTTCCACCCGGTGGTCGAGGAGATCCCCTGGGCGATCCTGAAGGTGAGGGTGCGGGAGGTGTCTTCGGGATCGAGGAGGCCGTTTCCGTTCGTATCCTCGCTGCTCATGCGGTTGTCGGGGAGGTTCGAGGGGTCGGTGCCCAGGCGGAGCACCGCCTGGTGGGCGGTGTCATGGAAGGGGAAGCCGGGGTCGTAAGGGCTTCCCTCCTCTTCCAGGAGTCCGTCGGCGTCGATATCCTCGGCGAGGGCACCGATCTGGATGTAGAGATCGAAGGTGCTGCCGGAAAGGCGGTCGGCTTTCCATGACAGGGAGAGCCCGGCGACTTCGTCGGGCGGATCACCGATCGGTATCTGCCCTCCTGTCCAGGATTCCCCGTCTGCGAGTTCAAAGTCGAGGGCCATGCACGCCTCGTCGAATCCCGCTCCTTCCGCCGCCACCAGATAGGGACCGGTCTTCTCGCCTGTTGTGTAGGGATGGATCTGCTCCTCAGGCGGGGTCCAGGTGTAGTCCTGCAGCGAGCCCCGTCCGTAGACGGTGTAGTGGTAGTAGTCCTTGTAGATGAGTTTCCCCCGGTTCGCGGGGGAGAGTCCGGTGAGGTCGCCGACGTCGGAGAGAGGGGAGGCCGGATCCCTCACGAGGGTGGTGTCGGCCGGTGGAGCGGCGGGGAAGAGGGATGCTTCGTCGTACCGCAGGGTGAGGGAGCCTTCCTCCATGGTGAGGAGCCGGAGGTAACCGGTGGTATCGGTGAGGGTGTGTCGGATTCCCACGTCGGCCCGGAGGTCGAGGCCCTCCCCCTTGTGGGCGAGTTCGATCGATCCCCGGATATCGCCCGAAGCCTCCCCGGGGGAGGACGTGAAGCGCTCCTCCGTGAGCGGATACCGGACCGAGGCTGCGAGGTTGAGCGTGGTATGGGGCGAGAGGGAGAAGGTGTTGCCGCTGGCTGCGACCAGGTCTGTTCCGCCTTCACCTTCCCGGGTACGGTAGTAGATGTCGATGGTGTGGGCGGTCGAGACCTGGTACGGAAGGGTGATGACGCCTGTCTCGTAGTCCACCTGCGCCGCGGTTTCCTCCTGCCCGTTGACCAGCACGCGGACAGTGCCGGGCTGGGCGTCCGCGGGTATGGTGAGGGCCTCCACCGGTGAGAGGGTGCGGAGCAGGATCTCGTGCCCGGGATACTCCGGGTGCGTGGTGCGCCGGGGGCCGTAGAGGAGGGGATACTCCCGGGCGAAGGGGTAACGCGCCGCAGGGGTGCGCGCATCTTCACCTTCCCTCCGGACTGTCACCAGACTCCCTTCCTTCACCAGATGGGCCGAAGGGGTGAGGACGGCCTCCTCTTCGGAATCGCGTTCGACCAGGAGTATCTCTTCCGTGTCCTCGGGGACCTCGTAGGCCCAGAGAGCCTCGAAGGGGGTGAAACCGGCGGGGACGTAGACGAGGAGGGCCGTCCTCGACTCCAGGTCGATCCTGAGTCGGCTCATGTCCATCCCCAGGTAGTTCGTGCCCCAGTCGAAGTCCTCGGCCGGGGCCTCCGGATCGAGGAGTCCGCCTGTGGTGCCGCACAAGGCCCCGCGGCCCAGCGAGGCGTCCCCCACCGGAACACCCCCCACCGTGTAGTAGACGGCCACCCGGCCGGGTGGCGGCTCGTTCAGGGCGAGGGTACCCTCCTTCAGGGAGTAGCTCAGTTCGTCCTCCCGCGCCCGCCTCCACCTCGTGCCGTCGTCTGCGGTGAGGGTACCCTCCCCGTCTTCCAGGTACACGGTGAGACTGTCGAGGTCGGTGTCGGGGAGCACGAAGAACCGTCCTCTCGTGTACGAGCCGAGGCCCTTCCGGATCTCGTCCACCGTGGAGAGACCGCGGTAGCGGATGTGTCCCGTGGTGGAGGGGTCGAGCCGCACCATGAACTCGTGGAAGCTCCATGGTCCCGCGAAGGAGGCGGACACCCCGAGCGATCCCCTCGAAGGACCTGGAAGGTCGAGGTACCGGTAGTTCCCGATACCCACCCCGGTGTTCCCCGCCCTCACCGACTGCACCACCTCTCCTTCCTTTCCCTGGTAACCGAAGAGATACGTGCTGTCGTCCAGGTCGTCCTGCACCGTGATCTCCACGAAGTATCGCTCCATGTACCAGAGCGAGAGGAGGAACTCCGCCTGCTGGGTGTAGGCGAATCCCGGGGTGAGATCCTCAGGCACGTAGCCGGATATCCACGTCCCGTCGGGCATGCGGGCCCAGCCCGCAGCAAAGGTGGCGCTGCTCTCCCATGTGCCGGCCGCGTAGAGCACGAGGTGCTTGTCGTCCACTGTGGTGGCGAAGAGTTCCTGAGGCGCCTCCTCCGGAAGGGGGGGAGGGGCCTCCTGGGCCCCCACGCCCCAGAGGAGGCCGAGGACGATGGGGATGATCGTGCGAGGTCTCACCTCTTGTATTATTCGTCCAAACACCTCAATATGTAAACGAAAAAGGAGAGGAATTCCCATGGAGCGCTCCGCAACGATCCCGGATGCGGCCCTGGATCTCATGCGACGTTTCTTCGAGAACCCCATGCTCTCCTCCTTCACCCCCCTCCAGCGGGAGGAGCGCATCATCCAGCTCCTCGGTCAGCAGGGCGACGTCCTCGCTCCCCGGCTCATCCGTGACTACTTCCCCGGCTCCACATGGAACCAGGTGCTCGCCCTCCTGGTGCCCGCCCTGAGGAATGTGACCAATGAGGCCCTCTTCCCCCGGCTCGAGGAGATCGTTCGTGGTCTCTCCTGGAAGTTCCTCGCCCTCCTCGATGAAAAGCCCATCCCCCACGCCCAGGTGGCCGACCAGGTGCTCGCGTTCCTCCGGAAGGTGCTCGCCCGGCAGGACGCGAGGCTCGCCTTCACCGGTCCCTCCACGGCCCTGTTCCACCGGGTCTTAGACCGCTACCT from Spirochaeta thermophila DSM 6192 includes these protein-coding regions:
- the mutL gene encoding DNA mismatch repair endonuclease MutL produces the protein MNDRTSAASPRINLLEEAVFRKIAAGEVIDKPAAVVRELLDNALDAAASEITVEIAQGGMERILVLDNGEGMVPEDVRRCYLPHATSKIRSEQDLLAVTTLGFRGEALGSIAAVATTRIASRARGTPSGYFVLVDRGRLVEEGETHLPEGTRVEVQRLFSSFPARKRFLKNPSTEGLLCRRMVVEKALPFPRVAFRFVKDGGMEFYLPPQDLLARVCAALPDLFKPSASEYFEVEQDGVRMEGVLLSPAFPQRDRRHIRIYLNRRLVQEFSLAQAVAYGYRGVLPGGQYPAAVIFITLPPERVDFNVHPAKREAKIRGLSSLHALLARAVEQALKDWIGVRRIAPTPGRPETVGETERVYHPYPDPSRSGTGELFTGPAHTFTLPADSGPPPSPRTGEGFTYLGQAFGVFLVVEREGTLLLVDQHAAHERILYNRLRSHPSSQELLFPYAFPVDADEAARLEEAREETAALGIRFVLEEGRCTLTHLPAPLSDAPHVVAQWLKGERLEDPERDAYATLACRGAIKEGEVVDRLTALDLLSQTFSLEEPFCPHGRPLWVEITREELFRRIRRIV
- a CDS encoding FecR family protein; protein product: MRRTIIMVSALLLFLGALTAQEQPMAVLEYFDDPSEIEVIDSQGFQVEGVYFGMEIAEGETITTYNSSAELRLSPNGTIIKLAPDTTFKVEQIQKTEEQENRFALVAGKLRAVAAKVPRTRYTITTPTAVCGVRGTDFGILVVPGQEETLFVREGLVAFSRGTEEVMVGAGQMIDALAEVFQPVVIPPETLQDLYEGLEFQVLDPQEVPGQVEEPLETAEMPPAEESPTPQPEPAPSQEESAFMAWLREALGLELGSVTINGQTYSKAVLQPTFAVGKFRASLYLPIIYTRDLFDPSDWYRPKGNDEWSFGTDYDWGEDPVGGVSDFFRDLALKIRYIEYGELRDPFFFKVGNIRGVTTGHGTIMRNYANDTDFPSVRRVGLNMGIDGEKGGTELVVNDLAEPEIMGTRLYTRPLAPSSRLAFGLTALADIDPAGDIPEDSPNPFDTLARQADPVFLNLGLDLDIPLYEGEQLSFILFADLAGMLPYLRHAAEDPWVGSVDSGFQWDALLYVDESERKAELRNYGVSTGLFGTIVVVDYRLEYRFFQGTFRPGFYGPDYDRMRGQYASALMAYLTDKDNPAFHTTTMGIYGEAGFSIVDKVSFQAGYFWPWDLTSSGEITFSDNDFLTMRLAAEKGFIPAGRLKDVSASFLYQRSFFIPTILGREGFEKASLFDANTVFQGEIVWGVAPTLDIAMLVTTNVIYNDDGTVAYDEDGSPKWAPSVTIESRVHF